The proteins below are encoded in one region of Salmo salar chromosome ssa02, Ssal_v3.1, whole genome shotgun sequence:
- the LOC106592292 gene encoding gastrula zinc finger protein XlCGF17.1-like, producing MGRDYRGSSGEPQQHHDADEAESLSTSEHLKRKPTRKKSHHLTDCGKSYSRSDSVKVHQRFHTGDTAHCSDCGKRFTSSADLKRHQRIHTGEKRNSCDQCGKRFNAPSSLKTHQRIHTGKKPYSCSDCGKTFSKLYTLQSHQRIHTGEKPHSCNQCGKSFTTSSHLTIHQRTHTGEKPYSCTDCGKTFSKLYTLQSHQRIHTGEKPHSCNQCGKSFTTSSNLTIHQRTHTGEKPHGCDQCGKSFTTSSILTIHQRTHTGEKPYSCNQCGKSFVTSSNLTIHQRTHTGEKPYSCNQCGKCFAHAGNLVAHLRIHTGEKPYSCDQCGNSFVTSSHLTTHLRTHRRETS from the exons ATGG gacgtgactatcgtggatcctctggggagcctcaacaacatcatgatgctgacgaggcagagagtctctccacatcagaacatCTCAAGCGGAAACCCACACGGAAGAAATCTCACCACTtgactgactgtgggaagagttattCAAGATCAGATTCAGTAAAAGTACACCAGAGATTTCACACAGGTGATACAGCTCATTGCTCTgattgtgggaagagattcacctcttcAGCAGACCTAAAAAGACATCAGAGAatccatacaggagagaaacgtaatagctgtgatcaatgtgggaagaggtttaaTGCTCCAAGCAGCCTGAaaacacaccagagaatacacacgggaaagaaaccttatagctgctctgactgtgggaagacctTTTCAAAATTATATACATTAcaatcacaccagagaattcacactggagagaaacctcatagctgtaatcaatgtgggaagagttttactacatctagccatctgactattcaccagagaacacacacaggagagaaaccttatagctgcacTGACTGTGGGAAGACATTTTCTAAATTATATACATTAcaatcacaccagagaattcacactggagagaaacctcatagctgtaatcaatgtgggaagagttttactacatctagcaatctgactattcaccagagaacacacacaggagagaaacctcatggctgtgatcaatgtgggaagagttttactacatctagcattCTGACtattcaccagagaacacacacaggggagaaaccgtatagctgtaatcaatgtgggaagagttttgttacatcCAGCAATCTGACtattcaccagagaacacacacaggagagaaaccatatagctgtaatcaatgcggAAAGTGTTTTGCTCATGCAGGCAACCTGGTAGCACACCTGAGAATACACacgggagagaaaccttatagctgtgatcaatgtgggaacagTTTTGTTACATCTAGCCATCTGACTACACACCTgagaacacacaggagagaaacctcatag